The stretch of DNA GCCGTCACGGTGCCGTCCGCGTCAACTAGCGGCTTCGCCCTTTCTATTAATCGCGCCATATCCCGTTTTTTCTGAAACACTTCGTCCGACCGGAATTCACCGAACGGAAGCACCTCTTCCGAATAAAACCCTTTCGTATACGCATCCCAGCTCAGCTCGTAACTCCGGAGCGCATACGCATCTTGCACATCCCGCGTCAACCCGTAATGCCGCGCGACATTTTCCGCCGCTACGACCATATCCGGATCCCCAAGAGCCGCCGGAGAGAATCGTGCCCGTTTCGGAAATGGCGAGGTGCTGGCGCTTTCCACCCCTCCCGCGATGTAGCACGTCCCGGCACCGGCCCGAATGAAAAGACACGCCGTTCGGATCGCTTCAAGGCCTGCGCTGCATTGCCGGTCAATTGTCATCCCGGAAACCGACAGGGCAAGCCCCGCCTCCAGGGCGGCGAAACGCGCCATATTTCCACCCGGACCGACGACATTGCCCAAAATCACTTCATTCAGATGCTCCGTCACATTTCCGGCCACATGCCGAAGCAGCGGAGCAGCCAGCTGATGCGGCTCCACGTCTTTCAACACGCCGCCTTTTTTTCCGATCGGCGTCCGTTTCGCTTGCACGATGACTGCATTTTTAATGTTCCATCGCCTCCCCCGGCAACAATTGCCGTAATCGATGCCGTTCAATTTTCCCGCTCGTCGTATAAGGGAATTGGTCGATGAATTGCCAGCGCCGCGGGCATTTGAATGTGGATAGATGCGCAAGGCAATGTTTTTGCAGTTGCTGTTTCGAAGCATCTCCGCGAATAAATGCGACAGGCACTTGCCCCCAATACGAATCCTCCACGCCGATTACCGCCGCTTCCTCCACCCCAGGATGGGCGTGCAAAATCGCCTCAATCTCTTCCGGATACACATTCTCCCCTCCGCAAATGATCATGCTGTTTTCACGTCCGTTCAGATAAAGAAATCCTTCTTCATCCAAATAGCCGATATCATCCACAGTGATCCAGCCCGCTTCATCTTCAATGGACCGCAATTCATCATGAGGCGGCTGGATATATCCTGAAAAGAGGAATGGACTCCTGACATAAACTTTGCCGACGCACCCGGTTTCGACTACTCTTCCATCGGCATCCCGAATTTGGAGTTCTACATGTTTACAAGCTTCACCGACAGAAGCCGGCTTCTTGCGATTCGATTCATTATTGGAATAGGTAATGAAGCTCGTCTCGCTCGAACCGTAAAACTCATACATCGTAATATTCGGGAACTGAGAATGAATCTTCTCCTTGGAATGCTCATTCCATTTTGCACCAGATGAAATGATCGTCAGATGCTTCACCATACGTGTTCCGTTGGCAGCCATCGCCTCCACCATCGTCGGCACGACATACAATACAGAAATAGGGTAATCGTTTATCCGCTGCAATGCGGTCACCGGCGAAAACGTCTCCAATATGTATACCGAACTACCAAAATACAGTCCACAAATCGCCCCATATAAAAAATGGGAATGGACAAGCGCTCCCGGAATGAGCACTTCATCCATCCCATTCAACTGAAAGTCGTATTGACTGCTTGAAAAACTCTGCACCCACGATCGATCCGACCTGACAAACGCTTTCGGCCGACCTGTCGTGCCAGACGTGAAGCCCATGTAAAACAACCGTTCCTCGTCCTCTTCTTCATTCCACGAATTCACCGCCCGCTGAATCTCCTCAACGATTTCTTCCCAGAAGAAGACTTCGGTATCCGTTCCATGGAATCGGCTAGCCAAACGTTTCGTTGTAATTAAAAAAGAGGGTTTTGCTAAATCGAGGCGTTGCTGCAATTCATTCGCCTTCCATTTGACGTCGAAGGGAACTGCGATTTGACCCGCCATTGCCGCCCCTGCAAACAATTGTAAGAAGGGGATTCCATTGGGCACGAAAAGGCCGACTTTGCCCCGCCCTTCGATCTTTTCAGAAAACCAATTAGCTGTTCGGCAAACCAGTTCATGCCACGCGCGATACGTAATTTGCTCTCCCGCCGTATGGATGGCTATCTTATCAGGATGCGCCTCAGCATGGCGCGCGTATGTACTCGTAATCAATTCCTCAGCCTCCTCGATCTGTTAACTATGAATCATACGTCGGTTGAATACCGGATACTTCTGCAATTGGACAATCAGTAAGGAAGCGATGGTTGCTTTCAGGGCATCCCCAGGCAAAAATAGCAAACTCGCTTTCGCCACATCCATGATCCCAAGCTCCATCACAAATGCCTGTACAGGCACCCCGATAGCATAAATAAGGAAAATACCGACCGTGAGATTCAACGGCAGCACGTTCCATAACTGGATTTTCGAAAAGCGCGCCTGAATCGCCCCGATACAAAAAGCCGTCACAGGCCAGGACAATAAATACCCCGCACTTGGACCTACAAAAACACCCAATCCTCCCCGACCGCCGGATAACAGCGGCAGTCCCGCCGCGACAACTAGCAAAAAGACGATTTGGCTCATCGCTCCGAGCCGGGCCCCTAGCAAGCCCCCAGCCAACAGCACTCCTAACGTTTGCAGCGTAATCGGCACAGGCATCACCCCAATTGGAATCGGCGGCATCAGCCCCAACACCCCCATCACCGCTGCAAACAACGCCACATTCGTCATGTCTCTCACATTCATCCATTTCCCCACCTTACAATACTTCGGTAATATTCACAATAATACGATGGATGAACTATTGAGTCAACAGCGTTTTTCACAT from Bacillus sp. OxB-1 encodes:
- a CDS encoding AMP-binding protein; amino-acid sequence: MITSTYARHAEAHPDKIAIHTAGEQITYRAWHELVCRTANWFSEKIEGRGKVGLFVPNGIPFLQLFAGAAMAGQIAVPFDVKWKANELQQRLDLAKPSFLITTKRLASRFHGTDTEVFFWEEIVEEIQRAVNSWNEEEDEERLFYMGFTSGTTGRPKAFVRSDRSWVQSFSSSQYDFQLNGMDEVLIPGALVHSHFLYGAICGLYFGSSVYILETFSPVTALQRINDYPISVLYVVPTMVEAMAANGTRMVKHLTIISSGAKWNEHSKEKIHSQFPNITMYEFYGSSETSFITYSNNESNRKKPASVGEACKHVELQIRDADGRVVETGCVGKVYVRSPFLFSGYIQPPHDELRSIEDEAGWITVDDIGYLDEEGFLYLNGRENSMIICGGENVYPEEIEAILHAHPGVEEAAVIGVEDSYWGQVPVAFIRGDASKQQLQKHCLAHLSTFKCPRRWQFIDQFPYTTSGKIERHRLRQLLPGEAMEH
- a CDS encoding acetyl-CoA C-acyltransferase, with product MKNAVIVQAKRTPIGKKGGVLKDVEPHQLAAPLLRHVAGNVTEHLNEVILGNVVGPGGNMARFAALEAGLALSVSGMTIDRQCSAGLEAIRTACLFIRAGAGTCYIAGGVESASTSPFPKRARFSPAALGDPDMVVAAENVARHYGLTRDVQDAYALRSYELSWDAYTKGFYSEEVLPFGEFRSDEVFQKKRDMARLIERAKPLVDADGTVTAANSCGIHDGAAAVVVMEEQLAAELGMRAVLRFADSEVSGIHPNYPGMSPIPAIRALLARNGLTMEDIDLIEINEAFASKMIACATELSIPYGKLNVSGGALTTGHPYGASGAILVTRLFYEVQRRQDVNYVLAAIGSAGGIGLAVLFEVIR
- a CDS encoding biotin transporter BioY → MNVRDMTNVALFAAVMGVLGLMPPIPIGVMPVPITLQTLGVLLAGGLLGARLGAMSQIVFLLVVAAGLPLLSGGRGGLGVFVGPSAGYLLSWPVTAFCIGAIQARFSKIQLWNVLPLNLTVGIFLIYAIGVPVQAFVMELGIMDVAKASLLFLPGDALKATIASLLIVQLQKYPVFNRRMIHS